gtatatatgtggatgTATACCGGtaaagaagacacagagttCGCTTCGAATACCGtattttcctttttccgtCTTGCCGCTTGAGgagcctctcgcgtcttcgctcGAAGAAACGTTCTCTCGACACGCGTGTAGTCCCGGTCGCTCTTCTCAGAGCCTGCCTCGAGACCGTCTGCTCGCGCGCGATGGAGGATCACTCGCAGCCGCGCAGGTCTTCTCACTCTGAAGACTCCTTGCAGCCGAGAGACTCTTCcccgccgtctcctctcgcgtctgctgaAGATCGACGCGAGGCGACTCTGGCACTCACACCCGCAgacgggggagagagaaacgagaaacgcgagacagagcgcgaggaagcatccgaggacgagagcaaggagagagggaacagcGACACAGAGCTTGAGATTCCTGTGACAGTCAAACTGATAAATGGCCAAACAACGCACGTCCGAGTCGATCCAGCGATCTCGGTCGATGAGTGGAAAAACCGGTTGGAACCCATCGTCCATATTCCCCCTCAAGAGCAAAGACTCGTCGCTTCTGGACGAGTCTTACAGGTGAGGAACAGCCCAGGAATGTCCTCACATTCGCAGCTTCACTTTCCTTTCTCAGAAAAAAACCATGGGCACACTTCTGCCAGTCGACGAAAATGCatctctgcatgtgtctgtctcgactTCTCAGTCTCGCCGTTTCGAgttttttccgtctcctATGTAGCAGGATCTCTAGCTGCATCTTTTCATTTCCGTATGCCTTGTCATTCTCCACTCGTTTTCCCCGTAGACTCTTTCCCGCCGGTACGTATATGTAGAGAGATGCAGACCTCGATCGGCTCGCAAACACTACATATTGAtgcacctatatatatatatatatatatatatatatacataagtatgtctgcatgcatgcttatACAGTCGACTGAGGGACCAGGATAGGGAACGCCCGCACTGCGAGCTTTCGTTGTTGAGTTGGACgcagtttccttctttgctgAACGAAGACTCACACACCATCGCGTGCGATCCAGTGACCATCTCTGTGTGCATCGGCCTAGGCACCGAGAAAATCGGGGCTGTACACTCAAGTATGCGTAGAACCAACGGTGCGCAAATAACACTCTACATGTAGGTGCTCATATTCATAAGGAACAACATGGTGAAGCGTCTACAGAAATATGAGTGTGTTTCTATCTAAATAAGGATCATTCCTTGTACCTTGCGCGATTGTGACTCGGAACTCTTCTTTGGtggcgtgcatgcagggaagTCGGTGTCTCAGTTCTTACGACATCACAGCGAACTGCATAGTCCACCTGCTCCGCAATCGAGACGCTGGAGGCGCCGCATCCCGGTCCTCGGGAGTCTCTTCTGCAGGCCAGAGTTCGACTCGGGGCATCTCCAGTGAGCCTATACACCCGAAaaaatgcgcatgcacagctgCTGTACAGCTCGGAACGATCGCAACGCTATGGCGACTTTTTGTGGAGGTAGTGCGGATTCTGATCCTCGTTCTATTCTCTCTAATGAACACAGGTGTCTCTGTATCTGAAGATGCTTCTCCACGCATCGATCTGTGTCTTTACCGGTATCCCTCTAGAGAcagcatatgcatgtatttcTCCTTTGATTTTGGTGTCTCTTCACTGTGAATCTGCTCTGTCACGTTCCATCAGTGACCCGACATGAATCTCTTTATGAACCTCTTTCTCCGCGcacttccctctctcgctgtttcttttcgtcgTAACGAGTTTCTCACCACTCGCGGCGTCTCCCATGGCGAGGGGTTCTCAGGCGACGCGTGCGGCTCTgcggtgtcgagacacccgagCGTGGGgtcgcgtgcatgcagcttcaCAGTGGTTTCTGCTTTGTTCAGGCAGCCAAATTCGTGACTTGGCACAAACAGAGGTTCACCCGTTTGGACTGGGCGAGGGTGAACGAGACCTGGTGCAGCAACTGATGCAGTCTCCCTTGATGCAGCAACTCACCGACAGCCCCGACTTTCTGCGAATGGTCATGGATTCGAATCCCCAGCTCCAGCAGCTGCGCGAACAGAACCCAGAACTCAACCACTTGCTGAGCGACCCCCAGGTGCGACTTAAAGAGAGCTTCGAAACAGACTCCTGGGGTCGAGTAGCTGCTTTCCTTTTGCTGAACTcctccacgcatgcagacaaagCAAATACCTGAACCTGCTCACCgtatacaaatatatctatatatatgtgtgtatatatatttgtatatatatgtgtatttatgtatatatgcttgcttttgtgtgtgcgtgtgtgctTGCGGTGTGCGTACACCTGCGGTCGTCCGCCTGTCTATGTACCATATGGCCGGTGGGAACGATGCACCTGAAGATACGCGGAGATCTTCGTGAGATTGTCTGGGGATCGCTGGGGATGTCTGCCTGTGCGCATGCGCCTAGCGAGATtcgctgtgtttctctgGGGCCTTTCTCGCGTGGGTGAagcaggtgtatgtacacttgAGTCGCTTCCGGACGAGTGTGCGTGAGCCGGTCTGCCTCACGGTGCACACCGTCGACGTGGAGATGTGGACGAGAAgattcttttctctgcaggtcgCCTTTCCATGAGAAGCTCATTTTGTGCGTGTGTGCCGCCTCAGATTTTCCGCCAGTCCATTCAGATGGCGAGGAACCCTGCTCTTCTGCGCGAGATGATGCGCAGCACAGATCGCGCTATGGCCAACATCGAGGCCCTCCCGGGGGTAGGTGGAGAAAAATCGgatcgaaaaaaacggagacaagaaacaagACACAGTCCAAGACCCTCCGTCATAAGAAAGAAGTGGAACCGCACAAAAAATGACAAACTTTCTTTCCGGAGCCCAACGCGTGTGACTGACTTGCTCGGCGGTTCTCGGCGGAGGCAACGCGAAtcgaggcgcatgcactgggTGTACGCACACTCCGTCGACTCCATGCGTGCACACGATTCGGTCCGCCCTTCGTAAACTGGAGCTCCAGGAACTCCCGGCTTTTGCACGtgcacacagacacatgcaGTCTGTCTTTCTCATTTCTCTGAATTTGCATTTGTCTCTGTCTAGGAACCTCGCAATGcatccttcttcgctctaCGTCCTTCCGACACACTCGcgtatgcatacatatacatgtatatatatatatatatatatagatatagatatagatatgcatatatatactttATGTAGATATAGGTGTGTAGAAGATCGCCGTGATGGCACACTAGCACAGCTGTATTTTGTATGTATTTCCACAGACGTTTGGAGTCGGGTGCATCACCAGAGtaagctgcatgcagtgtgtCTCTCAGGGGTTCCACGCACTGATGCGGATGTATCACACGATCCAAGAGCCGATGTACGCTGCCACGATCGACGCGGCTGCGGCAGACGCAGGCGGAGCTTCAGAGGCGCAGCGACAGGCGTACGAAATCTCTCGGAATGCATGCGAGCCTGTCGAGGAAATGCCGAATCCTTGGGGTGAGCAAAGCGCCAgcgctgcagagacgcggaaggcaACTGAGAAACGGGGTGtgtcgaggcagaagagatcTGGGAGATAGGTCCGCTCTTCAGCATGATTCaggggagaaggaactcCGTCGTTTCTGCAGAGTCACCAGCCACCGTCGtttgctgcctctgtcttctttgccctctgctgcgtctttGCTCCTTAGTTCTCCATTTTTTATGACCTTTTTGTGTGTGACGCAGCGCCTCAGCCTCCCTCACCGCCGTCGGAAACACCTGCGTCTTCTCAGCAGTTCGACCGGATTTTGCGAAGAGGTCTTTTTcctgtcaatccttcctcCGCGCAATCAAATGTAGGTCGCGCCTGTTTCTCGATGAACGACCTCCGCAGAAAACAACATCTGCCGGCTTCTCCTGTCGTATTCTAGGACCCGCTACTTTTTCGTCCTTAacatctctcttcttctgttctctcctcttcactgTCCCTATCTTTCGttgttctctcgtttctttcctcttggcTGTGTCGtcccctctctgcttctttctctccactttctgaCTCTTGCCGAAACGAGATCGCAGCTTTCCTCTCCGCaggtcgcttcttctctctttcccccttcttctgcagaacCTTGCATTTGCGGTTTCCCCCCAAGAACCTTTGGGCTTCCCAGTTGCTCGCATGCGCgtgtctccgcctcgccCTGTGCAAAACTCGACGCCCGCTGCAGCGGAGAGGACCGAGTCAAGCGAGGCGCCCACCactcggcttatattcggagagAGTGACTCTGGACCCGCGCGTGAAGCGGCGTCGCTGTCCGCGGCTGGCGTCCCAGGGGAAGAGACTGGAAGTGCTCCCGAAGGAAGGCCGGAGGGAGGCACTGCTGACTCCGCACAAGGCTCCTCCTTCCGGGTGGTTATGGACCTCTTAAGAAGCAGCTTAAGAAACACTGGAGACATGAGGCAATTCGAACAAATCAACCGGTAATCTATTCTTCAAAatgacatatatatacacccGTGttctgtatatatacatgtacgtccatatatgcgtatacatatgcatgcttatctgtatgtacacgtatgtatgtatatatatatatatatatgtatatgtaaatgCATATCCTAAGAAGCACACTAAGGAACACTGGAGACATGAGGAAGTTCGAACAAATCAACATGTAAACTACTGTATAAAtgtatacctatatatattaaATGCTTACCTGTATGTATGCGTAtctacatacacacacatgtatgtTTGTTTGATGGAAAAGGCTTtggcctctgcgtctgctgtgTAGACAGCGTCTCTTTTCCgtgtgtttgcatgcgctttcgTGCTTATcacggaaaagaaaagtggaaggaTTAGTGTCAGAGAACGCTGTTTTTTGGTGATGCCTCTCGTTCCTGCCTCTGCGAAGTTCCAGAGAGAGTTCTTTGTGTCTTTGAACCTCCGACTCTTTCTACGAGGTTTAACGttgtttgtgtctcctctctttaTGCCGCGTTcccttcttgttttctcggcttcatagactttgtctcttttcgtctctttcgttgCGTCCTGTAGAAGTGCACAACAAGGATCGCAGCCGCCATTCTCTCTCGGGACTCCTGGACTCCTGGGGAtgttgtctcctttctcggtGGACTCATCTCCATTTGCTGCTGAGTTTCCTCCTGGACCATCaaacgaggaaggacgcgaggagacaaatTCTCTCGTACAGCTCTCTCAGGATGCAGAAACTTCAGGCGCCACAGGTCCGGTTTGTAAAGACATCCTCCCTTTTCAGCTTTCactcttgtctctgcatcttcgcAGATCCACGCGCCGCCTCACACTCTTCATACGTGCACATAGATCTATGTGTGTAAACGCGAACAAATTCGTATGCATATCTCCATACATCTTTCTCTGTATGTGTTTGTGTATGTGAgtcagtgcatgcatctattatacatttatgtatgtgtatCCATGGGGTGTGtagacgcatgcgcatgcaggtcgATTGTAAGCGTGTGTTCAAGAGAGcacttgcatgcaacgaGTACGTGAGGTAGACCTGCTTGTCCTCGCCGGCTGGATAGTAGAGATGGAGATAATTCTGCAGCGTACATAAATAGATTTGTATGGTAATCGCCTTTGTGAGCATATGTCGAAGGTCCATACAGCGTTACGCGGAAGTCTGTATCCGTGTATAGACACGTAGCCATGCATGCAAGTACGCAGAGATACGTCAATACCTACACAAGCGCATCTATGTAGACAAATGTGCACAATTATTTCTGCATTTGTGGAGGTAAAGTGtatgtttctctttcgactGTTTGTTTTCTCATTTCGGAGAAGActgttctgcgtttttttcagcgCTGGCTTCTCGCTACGCAGTTCAGCTGGACACTCTGAGGTCGATGGGGTTCACAGACACAGCGCAGTGCATTCGCGCTCTCGAAACTGTTGGAGGTAATTTcaaaagtggagaaagtCCACAGCCGGTAAAGAGCGCGAGCGGAGATACTTTAGAAAGTAGGGTGCTCCCGAGTTCGGCCCGAGTCACTCCATAAACGGCACAGAGCAAGAAGGCAGTTGAGAACCGATGCTGCGGAAGTCGATCCCTTTACTCTTTTTATGTTTTTAATCGAACCGTTGCGTCCACTCCCTTCTTCAGCTGAACGCAAAGGTctgcatgtgtgcatgcggCTCTGTCCGTTGCGGCGTTCCTCTGCAAGGTCGGCTTTTCTTCGCCAGAAGTCAAAGGCTCTGATTTTCCTGTCGTCCATTCTCTGGAGTTCTtacttttctccctttcctttcaGGGAACTTAAACAGAGCAATCGACCTCCTTCTTGCGCAGCAACAGGCCCCGCGGCCTTGAagacgcgtgcatgcagcggacacaaagaaacgaagccgcaagagggagaaacggcATGTTCGAGACTTGCGATCTCGACTCTCAGCGATCGCGGTTGACTGAGGGATACACCGAGAACGCAAAACAACGCGACACCacgaaagggagaaacaaCGGAGGGAAGAGTGAAAGtcaggaaggagaggaaaggggagaggaaaggggaggggaaagaggagagaagggagaaatcgaaacgagaaaagaagaactAAGAGATCTTGAGGGAGGTCTCGACGCTGCATGTGCTCCTTTGTCACTGGAGGAAGCAGATGCCTTCACAAATCTTCGCAAATTGGAAAGTGGAagactctggagagaaaaacctcGACCTTGCGGTCGCTCTGTAATTGCGTACGACGAGAAATGTGTGCTTTCTGTGCATGAACTCCGTGAAGGGTGCGTTTCTGACAGGGAAGCGAAGTTGGGGAAGTCGTCTTGGTTGTGCGTATTTCTCACCCTGCTGCATGTGGAGCCGCTCCAAAAACCAGTCATTTTCGTGTAAAGAGAAAAGTTTTCTCAAAGCTTCACGGCGCGCATGAACGATCTGCAAAAGTCTCTTTTTTCATCATCTCAGCGACACACAAGACTTGCGAGAAACGCAACCCCCCTGAGAGACAACGAGGAACTTCCTGCGACTGCTGTACACTTCCCCATTATGAGAGTTCACTTTGCGACAATCGGCTTTGAGAGAAAACTGCGTTTCTTGGATTTGGGAGAACTGTTCTTTGAGTCAATTGGCGACGGAATCACAGGAAGGAGCTGTGGGCGTTTCACTGGATACTCGAGGGTGTCCATTTCGCAGCCAGCGTTTCGGTTTCGAGAGGGGTGAAGCTCTTCGTCCAACCCGAGGGGCAtctttgcttctcctttcctcagACATGTTGTTTATTTAGAACATTATGGAAGGCAGTTGTTTGCAGAAAGTATTTCTCACGatcggggaagaaggagcagcgcTCTTTTTGCTGCGGTGCGTGCAGTCTTCGCTCCTGCCTGTTTCGACGTCTCGTTCGAAAGAGattgcgagagaaaacaaacaggcacttcccccccccccgtgAAAAGCGCTTCGCGATTCACATCCCCTTGTACAAaagagtgcatgcaggaagCAGCCAGGTCGACGACACGACGCGTTTACTCAGATCAGATAAGCAGCgtctctgcgcatgcaccacTGTTGACGAGTAACGatgtctgtatatatatatatatatatgtagatatatttaGGCACCTAtacatctctctgtctctgtgtatccatcgatctatctatatctctatATGTTATAGATGCACACCAGCACCTCCCTATGCCTACCGTGTCT
This window of the Toxoplasma gondii ME49 chromosome VI, whole genome shotgun sequence genome carries:
- a CDS encoding ubiquitin family protein (encoded by transcript TGME49_240700), which gives rise to MEDHSQPRRSSHSEDSLQPRDSSPPSPLASAEDRREATLALTPADGGERNEKRETEREEASEDESKERGNSDTELEIPVTVKLINGQTTHVRVDPAISVDEWKNRLEPIVHIPPQEQRLVASGRVLQGSRCLSSYDITANCIVHLLRNRDAGGAASRSSGVSSAGQSSTRGISSSQIRDLAQTEVHPFGLGEGERDLVQQLMQSPLMQQLTDSPDFLRMVMDSNPQLQQLREQNPELNHLLSDPQIFRQSIQMARNPALLREMMRSTDRAMANIEALPGGFHALMRMYHTIQEPMYAATIDAAAADAGGASEAQRQAYEISRNACEPVEEMPNPWAPQPPSPPSETPASSQQFDRILRRGLFPVNPSSAQSNNLAFAVSPQEPLGFPVARMRVSPPRPVQNSTPAAAERTESSEAPTTRLIFGESDSGPAREAASLSAAGVPGEETGSAPEGRPEGGTADSAQGSSFRVVMDLLRSSLRNTGDMRQFEQINRSAQQGSQPPFSLGTPGLLGMLSPFSVDSSPFAAEFPPGPSNEEGREETNSLVQLSQDAETSGATALASRYAVQLDTLRSMGFTDTAQCIRALETVGGNLNRAIDLLLAQQQAPRP